The proteins below are encoded in one region of Paralysiella testudinis:
- a CDS encoding MMPL family transporter, with protein MCALIRHWLPTPAVRWPTRLATAAYVLLVLVALALLAVQAHRHSLLVTDLAELLPADAQMGVVERNAQAQSEAALNRQMVMLVGAAERENAEAGASALAALWRQSGVFESVTERTQPDMAAWRQAALPLRLALLPAEVAAQWPQQAPAYFRQRAEDMANPFATPALLPPTQDWLGLSRFMLPKIQQSGHLQWDEHSGMLWAEHDGRHWVLVRAELPPNSGVADAQTALLPLLQQTQQAAAAGGQTVQIAGGAVFAAEARAAAERESRWMSMAGVGLTLLLLLAVFRRLRILLLLLPLACGVLLGLAACVAVFGHVHVLTVVIGTSLIGVLIDFPLHWLTPAVLSSQWRARPALRQVLPVFVVSLAVTVSGYALLLFTPLPVLRQTAVFSAVALVGAFAATALLLPPLFARWQPRPNRWLAVWAQGWQQRLPRWRTRAVRYGLLPLLLLALAGLWRSNWHDDIRQWVHLSPQWLAQAQAVGRISGVAPAGQFFLVEADSEDALLQADAKLSQRLAALPSGSLAGFQSLSQWVLPQAAQRQLQAQLRQMATQPALWAEMSALGVPDETMRQALLQTAALPPVSLSGSLNNPLAQAWQPLYLGQVAPGRFVGMVRLNGVHDTAALRDAAAAVAGVHWVDKPARLNTLFHQTRNQAAWLKLVSFALAWLALMAILGRRRGSQVLAVPLAAAVLTVAVLGWLGQPVSLFAMFGLLLVSAIGVDYALYIATAKHDGHERLIGMLLAAATTLISFVLLGFSATPAVAGFGLAVAIGVVWNVLLATWLLPYDKGLR; from the coding sequence GTGTGCGCATTAATCCGGCATTGGCTGCCGACACCCGCCGTGCGCTGGCCGACTAGGCTGGCCACCGCAGCCTATGTGCTGCTGGTGTTGGTTGCGCTGGCTTTGCTGGCGGTGCAGGCGCATCGGCACAGCCTGCTGGTTACCGATTTGGCCGAGCTGTTGCCCGCCGATGCGCAAATGGGTGTGGTTGAGCGCAATGCCCAGGCGCAGAGCGAAGCGGCACTCAACCGCCAAATGGTGATGCTGGTGGGGGCGGCCGAGCGGGAAAATGCCGAAGCGGGCGCATCGGCACTGGCGGCGCTGTGGCGCCAAAGCGGTGTGTTTGAAAGTGTGACCGAGCGTACCCAGCCGGATATGGCCGCTTGGCGGCAGGCGGCACTGCCGTTGCGGCTGGCCTTATTGCCCGCCGAGGTGGCGGCGCAATGGCCGCAGCAAGCGCCAGCCTACTTTCGCCAGCGTGCCGAAGACATGGCCAATCCGTTTGCCACACCGGCACTGCTGCCGCCGACGCAAGATTGGCTGGGCTTAAGCCGCTTCATGCTACCCAAAATACAACAAAGCGGCCATTTGCAGTGGGACGAACACAGCGGCATGTTGTGGGCTGAACACGATGGCCGCCATTGGGTGTTGGTGCGAGCAGAGTTGCCGCCCAACAGCGGCGTGGCCGATGCGCAAACCGCGCTGTTGCCGCTGCTGCAACAAACGCAACAAGCCGCCGCTGCGGGCGGGCAAACGGTGCAGATTGCCGGTGGCGCGGTATTTGCCGCTGAAGCACGCGCAGCGGCCGAGCGCGAAAGCCGCTGGATGAGCATGGCGGGCGTGGGGCTTACTTTATTGCTGCTGTTGGCGGTGTTCCGCCGTCTGCGCATTTTATTGCTGCTGTTGCCGCTGGCCTGCGGCGTGCTGCTGGGCTTGGCGGCTTGTGTGGCGGTGTTCGGCCATGTGCACGTGCTCACCGTGGTGATTGGCACCAGCTTAATCGGGGTGCTGATTGATTTTCCGCTGCACTGGCTCACGCCGGCGGTGTTGTCGTCGCAATGGCGTGCCCGCCCGGCTTTGCGGCAGGTGTTGCCGGTGTTTGTGGTGAGTTTGGCGGTCACCGTGAGCGGCTATGCCTTGTTGCTGTTCACGCCCTTGCCGGTGTTGCGGCAAACGGCGGTGTTTTCAGCGGTGGCCTTGGTGGGCGCGTTTGCCGCCACCGCTTTGCTGTTGCCGCCCTTGTTTGCTCGCTGGCAGCCGCGGCCAAATCGGTGGCTGGCGGTTTGGGCGCAAGGCTGGCAACAGCGCTTGCCGCGTTGGCGTACACGCGCCGTGCGCTATGGCTTGCTGCCGCTGCTGCTGTTGGCATTGGCAGGCTTGTGGCGCAGCAACTGGCACGACGACATCCGCCAATGGGTGCATTTGTCGCCGCAATGGCTGGCGCAGGCGCAGGCCGTAGGGCGCATCAGCGGTGTGGCGCCGGCGGGGCAGTTTTTTTTAGTTGAAGCGGACAGTGAAGACGCCTTGCTGCAAGCCGATGCCAAACTGAGCCAGCGGCTGGCCGCTTTGCCTTCAGGCAGCCTGGCCGGTTTCCAATCGCTCAGCCAGTGGGTGTTGCCGCAAGCGGCGCAGCGGCAATTGCAAGCCCAATTGCGCCAGATGGCGACACAACCGGCCTTGTGGGCAGAGATGTCGGCACTGGGCGTGCCTGATGAAACGATGCGTCAAGCTTTGCTGCAAACCGCCGCCTTGCCGCCGGTAAGCCTTTCAGGCAGCCTGAATAATCCCTTGGCGCAAGCGTGGCAGCCTTTGTATTTGGGGCAGGTGGCACCGGGGCGTTTTGTCGGCATGGTGCGTTTGAACGGCGTGCACGACACCGCCGCCTTGCGCGATGCGGCCGCAGCGGTGGCGGGCGTGCACTGGGTGGACAAACCGGCGCGGCTGAATACCTTATTCCACCAAACCCGCAATCAGGCGGCTTGGCTGAAGTTGGTGTCGTTTGCGCTGGCATGGCTGGCATTGATGGCGATATTGGGGCGACGGCGCGGCAGCCAGGTGCTGGCGGTGCCGTTGGCCGCGGCGGTGCTCACGGTGGCGGTGTTGGGTTGGCTGGGGCAGCCGGTGAGCTTGTTTGCCATGTTCGGCTTGCTGCTGGTGTCGGCCATTGGTGTGGATTATGCGCTGTATATTGCTACCGCCAAGCACGACGGCCATGAGCGCTTAATCGGCATGCTGTTGGCGGCGGCCACTACCTTGATTTCGTTTGTGTTACTGGGATTTAGCGCTACGCCGGCGGTGGCCGGTTTCGGGCTGGCGGTGGCCATCGGTGTGGTATGGAATGTGCTGCTGGCCACTTGGCTGCTGCCGTATGATAAAGGCTTGCGTTGA
- a CDS encoding LolA family protein, with translation MKLWQWLFGLCWLMASLGAHAFGLADLSQRLQQPQAVAGDFTQERYLASLGKPLRTEGEFVLQPKRALLWQMQKPFAQQLRVRADGVWQWTGKAWQRQSGGGGQQRQMQLFLDLLGGNAQGLQQHFEVRLSGTEQAWQLVLTPKTALMQQIFTRIDIAGDNVVRQITLQEKQGDKTVMRFSRVRINPALAADTRRALAD, from the coding sequence ATGAAACTTTGGCAATGGCTGTTTGGCCTGTGTTGGCTGATGGCCAGCTTGGGCGCCCACGCCTTCGGTTTGGCCGATTTGAGCCAGCGCCTGCAACAGCCACAGGCGGTGGCGGGCGATTTTACCCAAGAGCGTTATTTGGCTTCGCTGGGCAAGCCCTTGCGTACCGAAGGTGAATTTGTGTTGCAGCCGAAACGCGCCTTGTTGTGGCAGATGCAAAAGCCGTTTGCCCAACAATTGCGCGTGCGTGCCGATGGCGTGTGGCAATGGACGGGTAAAGCATGGCAGCGGCAAAGCGGCGGGGGCGGGCAGCAGCGGCAGATGCAGCTGTTTCTCGACTTGCTTGGCGGCAATGCCCAAGGCTTGCAGCAGCATTTCGAGGTGCGCTTAAGCGGTACTGAACAAGCGTGGCAGCTGGTGCTCACGCCCAAAACCGCGCTGATGCAGCAGATTTTCACCCGCATCGACATTGCCGGCGATAATGTGGTGCGCCAAATTACCCTGCAAGAAAAACAGGGCGATAAAACGGTGATGCGTTTTAGCCGTGTGCGCATTAATCCGGCATTGGCTGCCGACACCCGCCGTGCGCTGGCCGACTAG
- a CDS encoding acyl-CoA thioesterase, translating into MAKTIYCRHNTELTVPFFDVDSMHIVWHGHYVKYLELARCAFLDALGYNYTTMRAHGHGWPVVQMQLKYVQAARFGQPIRVEVQLVEYESCLKLDYVIYDSHSGRKLTRASTTQVAVRLDNGEMQFQTPDSWQQAVKHYLAAQAA; encoded by the coding sequence ATGGCCAAAACCATTTATTGCCGCCACAACACTGAGCTGACGGTGCCGTTTTTCGATGTCGACAGCATGCACATCGTTTGGCACGGCCATTATGTGAAATACTTGGAGCTGGCGCGTTGTGCGTTTCTGGATGCGCTGGGCTACAACTACACCACCATGCGCGCACACGGCCACGGCTGGCCGGTGGTGCAGATGCAGCTCAAATACGTGCAAGCGGCGCGTTTTGGCCAGCCAATCCGCGTGGAAGTGCAGCTGGTGGAATACGAAAGCTGCCTGAAATTGGACTATGTGATTTACGACAGCCACAGCGGGCGCAAACTCACCCGCGCCAGCACCACCCAAGTGGCCGTGCGCTTGGACAACGGCGAAATGCAGTTCCAAACGCCGGATTCATGGCAGCAGGCGGTAAAACATTATTTGGCAGCTCAGGCTGCCTGA
- a CDS encoding LpxL/LpxP family acyltransferase, with protein MNAAQPQHWAAQTERGTPFFLRLTAWLVCHCPAWLLRLCVRVVVAYFYLTAPAQRRHIARYQARLTAAFPHLRLPERPVWRQFVTFGEAITDRFAVWQRQIRYADLRVEDPDNVYAAVRRSAAGGGHGHVLVCSHVGNMEVCRALVDHHQGFVLNVLVHSRHAEAFNRALKEAGANDIRLIQVSDLDAALMLDLHRRLQAGEWIAIAADRVPVRGEKTVAVDFLGQRALMPQGPWLLACLLKAPLVSVFCSKINGQYRLRLEHFSAVPDGRKQARAATVAALAQSFAHRLAAECAVVPLQWFNFYDFWGDEADGQNHLLPPQH; from the coding sequence ATGAACGCCGCCCAACCGCAACACTGGGCAGCGCAAACCGAGCGCGGCACGCCGTTTTTTTTGCGGCTCACCGCGTGGCTGGTGTGCCATTGCCCGGCTTGGCTGTTGCGCCTGTGCGTGCGGGTGGTGGTGGCTTATTTTTACCTTACTGCCCCGGCACAGCGGCGCCACATCGCCCGTTATCAAGCACGCTTAACGGCGGCATTTCCGCATTTAAGGCTGCCTGAAAGGCCGGTATGGCGCCAGTTTGTCACCTTTGGCGAAGCCATTACCGACCGCTTTGCCGTGTGGCAGCGCCAAATCCGCTATGCCGATTTGCGGGTGGAAGACCCGGACAATGTGTATGCCGCCGTTCGCCGCAGCGCCGCCGGTGGCGGCCACGGCCATGTGCTGGTGTGCTCGCATGTGGGCAATATGGAAGTGTGCCGCGCTTTGGTGGATCACCACCAAGGCTTTGTGCTCAATGTACTGGTGCACAGCCGCCATGCCGAAGCATTTAACCGCGCCCTAAAAGAAGCCGGTGCCAACGACATCCGCCTAATTCAAGTCAGCGATTTGGATGCCGCGCTGATGCTGGATTTGCACCGGCGTTTGCAGGCGGGTGAATGGATTGCCATTGCCGCCGACCGAGTGCCGGTACGCGGCGAAAAAACCGTGGCAGTGGACTTTTTAGGGCAGCGCGCCTTGATGCCGCAAGGGCCGTGGCTGTTGGCGTGTTTGCTCAAAGCGCCGTTGGTGAGTGTGTTTTGCAGCAAAATCAACGGCCAATATCGTTTGCGCTTGGAGCATTTCAGCGCCGTGCCCGACGGGCGCAAACAAGCCCGCGCCGCCACCGTGGCCGCATTGGCGCAAAGCTTTGCCCACCGCTTAGCGGCGGAATGCGCGGTGGTGCCGCTGCAATGGTTTAATTTTTATGATTTCTGGGGTGACGAAGCCGATGGCCAAAACCATTTATTGCCGCCACAACACTGA
- a CDS encoding glycosyltransferase family 2 protein, translated as MNVVALIPHYNHAATVGQVAQAMRAQGLPVLIVDDGSEPAAQQILRDLAAADAQIQVVWRAQNGGKGAAVKSGFTAAAAAGHSHVLQVDADAQHQLADAQKLLQAAFRQPEAVVCAEPVYGADAPKSRLYGRKITNFWIWVNTGSHDIRDGMCGFRLYPLAPVQALMQRHPMGERMDFDTDILVRLYWAGVPMVWVPTPVRYSAQGVSHFRVWRDNWLISKMHARLFFAMLWQRMGGKP; from the coding sequence ATGAACGTGGTGGCCTTAATTCCGCATTACAACCATGCCGCCACCGTGGGGCAAGTGGCGCAGGCGATGCGCGCGCAAGGCCTGCCTGTGCTGATTGTGGACGATGGCTCCGAGCCTGCCGCGCAGCAAATATTACGCGATTTGGCCGCCGCCGATGCGCAAATCCAAGTGGTGTGGCGGGCACAAAACGGCGGCAAAGGTGCGGCAGTAAAAAGCGGCTTTACCGCTGCGGCCGCCGCTGGTCACAGCCACGTGTTGCAGGTGGATGCCGACGCCCAACACCAATTGGCCGATGCGCAAAAATTGCTGCAAGCCGCGTTCAGACAGCCTGAAGCAGTGGTGTGTGCCGAGCCGGTGTATGGTGCGGATGCGCCCAAATCACGGCTCTATGGCCGCAAAATCACCAATTTTTGGATTTGGGTGAACACCGGCAGCCACGATATCCGCGACGGCATGTGCGGTTTCCGCCTTTATCCCTTGGCGCCGGTGCAAGCCTTGATGCAGCGCCACCCAATGGGCGAGCGCATGGATTTCGACACCGATATTCTGGTGCGCCTCTATTGGGCCGGTGTGCCGATGGTATGGGTGCCCACGCCTGTGCGTTACAGCGCCCAAGGCGTGTCGCATTTTCGTGTTTGGCGCGACAACTGGCTGATTTCCAAAATGCATGCACGGCTGTTTTTTGCCATGTTGTGGCAACGCATGGGCGGCAAACCATGA
- a CDS encoding AMP-binding protein encodes MGCDFAQLLQNSNEAAPPVAVAPHWPRADFVQAALSLSARLQAAKHRSAALWFDDAARFASALLACAHARVAVYLPPNLAADNRQWADDAADVWLADVALPEAAKPMWCWDENSETALSGSLYGRETPLCLDMPVYLKTSGSSGQAQVVSKTLAQLQAEATALQQTWALPAPGTVVVGSVAPQHLYGLTFRIVLALCAGWPLWRQQCVYPESLLEATAAVGPCVWVASPTLLTALATHGLPENLAAQVVQVFSAGGALPETTAAALASRLPQAVQEIYGSTETGVIAQRRYPQPWRFFAALAHETDAEGVLRVQSPWSGGWQQTADAVQISADANSFELLGRQDRIIKLADKRVSLTQIEHSLLQHPWVADAHCGVHPTRRRVAAWVALNGAGVAAWCAQGRAAVVAALQQQLAHSQDAVARPRHWRFDTTLPRNSQGKLAAADFSAALAQRPLAPLWQPGQCDHADEMHFHAVVPLDLRYFSGHFDTFPLVPGVVQLQWALAQARQALGLAAPVARVENLKYQQFLRPADTVNLHLHWQADKQKLLFKLDNGSAVCASGRVVFASTKDKQA; translated from the coding sequence ATGGGCTGTGATTTTGCGCAGCTGTTGCAAAACAGTAACGAAGCGGCACCACCGGTGGCGGTGGCACCCCATTGGCCGCGTGCCGATTTTGTGCAGGCCGCCTTAAGCCTGAGTGCACGCCTGCAGGCGGCCAAGCATCGCAGCGCCGCCTTGTGGTTTGACGATGCCGCCCGGTTTGCCAGCGCCTTGCTCGCCTGCGCCCATGCCCGCGTAGCGGTTTATCTACCGCCCAATCTGGCGGCAGACAACCGCCAATGGGCGGATGACGCTGCCGATGTGTGGCTGGCCGATGTGGCGCTGCCTGAAGCCGCCAAACCGATGTGGTGTTGGGATGAAAACAGCGAAACGGCGCTTTCAGGCAGCCTTTACGGCCGTGAAACGCCGTTGTGCCTAGATATGCCGGTATATTTGAAAACCTCCGGCTCCAGCGGCCAAGCTCAGGTGGTGAGCAAAACTCTGGCGCAATTGCAGGCCGAAGCCACCGCCTTGCAGCAAACGTGGGCTTTGCCCGCGCCGGGCACCGTGGTGGTGGGCAGCGTGGCGCCGCAACATCTGTATGGGCTTACTTTCCGCATTGTGTTGGCGCTGTGTGCGGGTTGGCCGCTGTGGCGCCAACAATGCGTTTATCCGGAAAGCCTGCTGGAAGCCACGGCGGCGGTGGGGCCTTGCGTGTGGGTGGCCAGCCCCACCTTGCTTACCGCGCTGGCCACCCATGGGCTGCCTGAAAACTTGGCCGCCCAAGTGGTGCAGGTGTTTAGTGCCGGTGGCGCCTTGCCGGAAACGACCGCGGCGGCGTTGGCCAGCCGTTTGCCGCAAGCGGTGCAGGAAATTTACGGCAGCACCGAAACCGGGGTGATTGCCCAGCGGCGATATCCGCAGCCGTGGCGTTTTTTTGCCGCGCTGGCGCACGAAACCGATGCCGAAGGCGTGTTGCGGGTGCAGTCGCCGTGGAGCGGCGGCTGGCAGCAAACCGCCGATGCGGTGCAAATCAGCGCCGATGCAAACAGCTTTGAACTGCTGGGGCGTCAAGACCGCATCATTAAGCTGGCCGATAAACGCGTGTCGCTCACCCAAATCGAGCACAGCCTGCTGCAACACCCGTGGGTGGCCGATGCCCATTGCGGCGTACACCCAACGCGGCGGCGGGTGGCGGCATGGGTGGCGCTCAATGGCGCCGGTGTGGCCGCTTGGTGCGCACAAGGCCGCGCTGCGGTGGTGGCGGCTTTGCAGCAACAGCTGGCGCACAGCCAAGATGCGGTGGCCAGGCCGCGCCATTGGCGTTTCGATACCACTTTGCCACGCAACAGCCAAGGTAAGCTGGCGGCGGCCGATTTTAGCGCCGCTTTGGCGCAACGCCCGCTGGCGCCGCTTTGGCAGCCCGGCCAATGCGACCATGCCGACGAAATGCATTTTCACGCCGTGGTGCCGCTGGATTTACGCTATTTCAGTGGCCATTTCGACACCTTTCCGCTGGTGCCTGGCGTGGTGCAATTGCAATGGGCGCTGGCGCAAGCCCGCCAGGCTTTGGGCTTGGCTGCGCCGGTAGCGCGGGTGGAAAACCTCAAATACCAACAGTTTTTGCGCCCGGCCGATACGGTGAATCTGCACTTGCACTGGCAAGCCGACAAGCAAAAACTGCTGTTTAAGCTGGATAACGGCAGCGCCGTGTGCGCCAGCGGCCGCGTGGTGTTTGCCAGTACAAAGGATAAGCAGGCATGA
- a CDS encoding COG4648 family protein, protein MAENLQRQSINRPASRVLAVLLPLISVCYPLLWYWGRERGLFGWLALAMAAVWILRAWWAPTGGQRAVAAVVAVFFAAAWLLNQPAAMYWYPVGMSGLMLLLFGGSLFTRQSLIERLARLREPDLPAAAVAYTRRVTQVWCAFFVFNGGVAAALVLAQAWQAWAWYTGVLAYVLMGVLFVLEWLCRRRLRHVHGAAEGH, encoded by the coding sequence ATGGCAGAAAATCTGCAGCGCCAATCCATAAACCGGCCGGCCAGCCGCGTGCTGGCCGTATTGCTGCCGCTGATTAGCGTGTGCTATCCGCTGCTGTGGTATTGGGGGCGTGAGCGCGGCTTGTTTGGCTGGCTGGCATTGGCCATGGCCGCCGTGTGGATATTGCGTGCTTGGTGGGCGCCCACCGGCGGGCAACGTGCCGTGGCCGCCGTGGTGGCGGTTTTTTTTGCCGCAGCGTGGCTGCTCAACCAACCGGCGGCGATGTATTGGTATCCGGTGGGCATGAGCGGCTTGATGTTGCTGTTGTTTGGCGGCAGCCTGTTTACCCGCCAAAGCCTGATTGAGCGGCTGGCACGCTTACGTGAGCCGGATTTGCCTGCCGCTGCCGTGGCTTACACCCGCCGCGTCACCCAAGTGTGGTGTGCTTTTTTTGTATTCAACGGCGGTGTTGCCGCAGCTTTGGTATTGGCCCAAGCCTGGCAGGCGTGGGCATGGTATACCGGTGTGTTGGCTTATGTGCTGATGGGCGTTTTGTTTGTGCTCGAGTGGCTGTGTCGCCGCCGCTTGCGGCATGTGCATGGCGCGGCTGAGGGGCATTAG
- a CDS encoding acyl carrier protein codes for MLTRDNINTMLGDALVELFEIEPQRITPTANLYEDLEIDSIDAIDLIDHIKRQTGHKLLADDFRSVRTVDDVVEAVWQKICSANP; via the coding sequence ATGTTAACCCGCGATAACATCAACACCATGCTTGGCGATGCGTTGGTGGAATTATTTGAAATCGAGCCGCAGCGCATCACGCCCACGGCCAATCTGTATGAAGATTTGGAAATCGACAGCATCGACGCCATCGATTTAATCGACCACATCAAACGCCAAACCGGCCATAAACTGCTGGCCGATGATTTTCGCAGTGTGCGCACGGTGGATGATGTGGTGGAAGCGGTATGGCAGAAAATCTGCAGCGCCAATCCATAA
- a CDS encoding phosphopantetheine-binding protein — protein sequence MNDLQQQIKVLIIDSLGLEDITPADIDSEAPLFGDEGLGLDSVDALELGLAIQKAFGFQMENDSNALREHFRSVATLAAFVAAQQAA from the coding sequence ATGAACGACTTACAACAGCAAATTAAAGTATTGATTATCGACAGCCTGGGGCTGGAAGACATTACCCCGGCCGACATTGACAGCGAAGCGCCGTTGTTTGGCGACGAAGGCTTGGGGCTGGATTCGGTGGATGCGCTGGAGTTGGGCTTGGCGATTCAAAAGGCGTTTGGCTTTCAGATGGAAAACGACAGCAATGCCTTGCGTGAACATTTCCGCAGTGTGGCCACCTTGGCGGCGTTTGTGGCCGCACAACAGGCTGCCTGA
- a CDS encoding lysophospholipid acyltransferase family protein has protein sequence MQQLDWLRRFVFTLLGFVVFGVVGLLFKLVLLPYTVVSTAGNLPRQRRARRLVAAVWRFFVRYLALAGVLSYELRGFERLGRPGQLILANHPSLLDVLFMVGYVRDVNCVVKKDLQTNPVMISPIKACAYIPNDESEALLEEVDAVLKGGQSLLIFPEGTRTGWDGQVRLHRGAVSLGLRSAAVITPVVIRMSPPNFKKGQPWYKIPKVKICYQISVGEDIYPQDWLAQKPLPIASRRLNQYLEDYFNRETHT, from the coding sequence ATGCAACAGCTAGACTGGTTACGCCGCTTTGTCTTCACCTTGCTGGGCTTTGTGGTGTTTGGCGTGGTCGGCCTGCTATTTAAATTGGTTTTGTTACCTTATACTGTGGTGAGCACCGCCGGTAATCTGCCGCGTCAGCGCCGGGCGCGGCGTTTGGTGGCGGCGGTGTGGCGGTTTTTTGTGCGTTATTTGGCGCTGGCTGGGGTGTTGTCGTATGAATTGCGCGGCTTTGAGCGGCTGGGCAGGCCGGGACAGCTTATTTTGGCCAACCACCCCTCTTTGCTGGATGTGCTGTTTATGGTGGGCTATGTGCGCGATGTGAATTGTGTGGTGAAAAAAGATTTGCAAACCAATCCGGTGATGATTAGCCCCATTAAAGCCTGCGCCTATATCCCCAACGACGAATCGGAAGCCTTGCTGGAAGAAGTGGATGCGGTGCTCAAGGGCGGCCAAAGCCTGCTGATTTTCCCCGAAGGCACGCGCACCGGCTGGGATGGGCAGGTGCGGCTGCACCGCGGCGCAGTATCGCTGGGGCTGCGCAGCGCGGCGGTGATTACGCCGGTGGTGATCCGCATGAGCCCGCCTAATTTCAAAAAAGGCCAGCCTTGGTATAAAATACCCAAGGTTAAGATTTGTTATCAGATCAGCGTAGGGGAAGACATCTACCCGCAAGACTGGCTGGCGCAAAAACCGTTGCCGATTGCCTCGCGGCGGCTCAACCAATATTTGGAAGACTATTTTAATCGGGAAACCCACACATGA
- a CDS encoding beta-ketoacyl synthase chain length factor yields the protein MNEFTFSIARWRAVSNKMADEAAWRAWAQNPALAEAMPEHKPALPFLPALQRRRLGAAARLLFDAAWPLLDAQQPCPVVFASHDGEINRSFELWLSLLRDKEVSPTSFGLSVHNALLGQWSMLRGDMSEGTALCVAEDGFETAFAEAYALLCDGAESVLVLVVDEPLLAQYDVVSVVRAPLAYAAAFVVRAGGDWRLSCQPAPIASEHHDVLPYWGALNWLQAQYQTPAAVAFRQPYQTRNWLWQYSG from the coding sequence ATGAACGAATTCACTTTTTCCATTGCCCGTTGGCGGGCGGTGAGCAATAAGATGGCCGATGAAGCTGCGTGGCGGGCGTGGGCGCAAAACCCGGCGCTGGCCGAAGCCATGCCCGAGCACAAACCGGCCTTGCCGTTTTTACCGGCCTTGCAGCGGCGCCGTTTGGGTGCGGCGGCGCGTTTGCTGTTTGATGCGGCCTGGCCGCTGCTGGATGCACAGCAGCCTTGCCCGGTGGTGTTTGCCTCGCACGATGGCGAAATCAACCGCAGCTTTGAGCTGTGGTTGTCGCTGTTGCGAGATAAGGAAGTGTCGCCCACCTCGTTTGGTTTATCGGTACACAATGCCTTATTGGGGCAATGGTCGATGTTGCGCGGCGACATGAGCGAAGGCACGGCCTTGTGCGTGGCCGAAGACGGCTTTGAAACCGCTTTTGCCGAAGCCTACGCCTTGTTGTGCGACGGTGCCGAATCGGTGCTGGTGTTGGTGGTCGACGAGCCTTTACTGGCGCAATACGATGTGGTGTCGGTGGTGCGTGCGCCCTTGGCGTATGCGGCGGCGTTTGTGGTGCGTGCGGGTGGCGATTGGCGCTTGTCGTGTCAGCCTGCGCCAATCGCATCTGAGCATCATGATGTATTGCCCTATTGGGGCGCTTTGAATTGGCTGCAGGCGCAATATCAAACCCCGGCCGCGGTGGCGTTCAGGCAGCCTTATCAAACCCGCAATTGGTTGTGGCAATATTCAGGATGA